A single window of Nicotiana sylvestris chromosome 3, ASM39365v2, whole genome shotgun sequence DNA harbors:
- the LOC104227292 gene encoding pseudo histidine-containing phosphotransfer protein 6, which translates to MLGLGMERLRADINRLLALLFHQGVLDEQYLQLQQLQDESSPNFVSEVVNIYFQESEKLLRNLRSLLMDEEFSDYKKMGVHLNQFIGSSSSIGAKRVRNVCVAFRVASEQNNRLGCLRALELLEHEYCYLKNKLHELFQIEQQRLLAAAVRYPAQH; encoded by the exons ATGCTTGGTCTCGGAATGGAGCGATTGCGAGCTGATATCAATCGCTTGCTCGCCTTACTCTTCCACCAG GGAGTATTGGACGAGCAATATTTGCAGCTGCAACAGCTTCAAGATGAATCCTCTCCTAATTTCGTCTCTGAAGTTGTCAACATTTATTTTCAAGAGTCCGAAAAACTCTTACGAAATCTCAGATCGTTGTT GATGGACGAAGAGTTCTCGGACTACAAGAAAATGGGAGTGCATTTGAATCAGTTCATAGGAAGCAGCTCAAGCATTGGTGCCAAACGCGTCCGAAATGTATGCGTTGCCTTTCGCGTTGCGTCCGAGCAGAACAATCGACTAGG ATGTTTGAGAGCTTTAGAGTTGCTTGAACATGAATACTGTTATCTCAAGAACAAACTCCATGAACTTTTCCAG ATAGAGCAGCAAAGACTGCTAGCAGCTGCAGTCAGATACCCAGCCCAGCACTAA